The stretch of DNA TTCAGCACGACCGCGATGCTACTCTTTAATTTGGCGAAGGTATTGCATTGATGTATTACTGTAAATTATTGTTATTGCTGGCGGTAAAGGTAGTGTAATAAAGATGTTGAAACAAGTTAGATTTCTCTACCAAATTCATATCTATTAATATAAAGCCCAATTACTAAATCGTGCATAAGAGCTATCTTTGAGAAACAAATAGTTTTGCGCTGCAATCTTTTAATTCTTGTTCTCAAAGTTAAATGCTTTCTCTCAATCTTCTGCATTTTATATTTGCTGATAGTTCTTTCTTCTTTAGAAAGATGACGCTCGTAAGTTTTTAATTTGTCAGTGTAAAATTTAGTAATTCCGAATGGTTTGAGTAGTCTTTTGAGCTTGAGAAACATTCGGTCTTGTCTTCTTCCTAAGACAAAAGCTAAAATCGTTCCTGTTTTATGGTCAATTGCGTGCCACCACCATCTTTGATAGCCTTTCTTTCCTACGTAGCTTTCCATCTCATCTACTTCAACCTTCTGAATCACTACTTTTAAATCTTGACGGCTTCTTTCTTTCAGCCATTTGTAATTGATTTGTTCGATTAATGATTCTTTTTTTTTAGTTCTGACATTACCGTAGAAGCACTAATCTTTAAAACTCTAGCTGTATCTCTAATTCCACTTCCATTTATTGTCATTTCGCCAATTTTTTCTTTGACTTCTGGTTTATAGCCACAATTTGTATAATCTAAAATGAAACTAGAACGGAAACATTCAGTATTACGGCAGCGATAGCGTTGTTTTCCTTGTTTCGATTTACCATTTTTGACTACATTTGTTGATTGGCAATAAGGACATTCTACTGCGATCCAAACCGTCATTGTAATATTTTATCCGCCAGCTTTTTAAATTTTTACATATTATATTATACACTCTTTCATTACACCACCGGATTAATCTAATTTTTTCTGCGAACCTCAGCAAAAATTAGATTAATCATTGAACGTCTAGTAATCTCTCAATTTTTTGCTTGATCGTATCAAAAGGATTGGGTTTAATTGCTATATTAAGCGATTTTAGGATTTGCTTCAGATCAAATAAAATTTGATCTGCTTCCAAATGATCTATACCTTTAAGTTGATGAATATAATCATTTCTTTTTTGACAATAAGCATTCAAATTTTGTAATAATTGGCATATTTCAGTATTCTTATCGTAGAAGTAATCCACAATAGCTATCATTGTAATACGATTATAGTTAGTAGCAAAAAATAGTTTTTGACCATTTTTAAGACGATATTCATTTAGATATTTTTGAAGTTTACCATCATCAAAATCCTTGATATTTTTATTCAATTTATCAATTAGTTTTTCATTCATCACTGAATTAATATCTTGTTCAGGTATTAATTCTTGTTTCAAGAGATAGAATAAAACACTTTCTTGAAAAACAAATATTTTTACTAGTAATTCAGAATATTCTTGATTCTTGGCTTTAATTTCTGCTTGAAAATAGATTTCTTTGATAATTTCTCGGTGTTGTCTAGCTGCTAATTGCTTACTTTGTTGGTGAAATTCTTGTCCACAAAACTGAGCGTGATTTCGTATTTGCTCAAAGCTAGTTTCAAATGCTGAACTTAAACGATAAGAGGCACATTTTAGTAAAGTACTGACTCCATTATCTAAAAGATTATTATTTTTGAAAGTTACTAATGCGCCATAATAATTATGACAAGCTACCTGTTCTTTAATAATTTTAATATCGATTGTTTTTTTAAGAACGGTAATATTAGATTCAAATACTCGTTCCTGATCGGACAGCATCAGATTAGGATTTCTCACCTGCCAAAGATGGCTATTAGTTGCTAATCCCGATGCTTGTAATATGCTCCAGGCGGCTTTCATTGCAGGAGTACCCGAAGAAGAGTTTAATTCCAAGCGATCGCCTGATTTTAATTGCAATTGGGCTTTGGCGATCGCTTTTTTGGCTTCTTGGGTAGCTAATAACAGATCGATAGGATCTTTTGACAATCGATCATCCACTGCAATTAATTCAATCTGTTCTGGAGCAATAGACAGTTGTTTTATTTCGCTAGATAGTAACCATTCTTTAGTAAAATGAGCAGCATCTTCTGTAGCAGAGGTGTAGAGTAAAATTGCTCCCTTGATTTTTCGTTCTTGTTCTAATAAATGGCAAATTAAAGTGACAATTGAACCTTCGCGATCGTTTTTATCCGAACCTGGATCTTGATTGCCGACAAAAGATAAGAGAATACTAGACATATTTTAATTAAAAGGAAAGATTTGATAATATTGGTCTGATTCTTGTTTTAGTTTTTGGAGATATTTAGATCGAGGTGCGACTGTTGCACCAAAAACAGTAACCACTTGATAATCTTCTAAATCTGCTATCCAAACAGGAGAAGGTTTTACAGGTCTATTAGTTTGTCCGCAAAGATTACCGTCATAATCTAGTTGGCCTCTCGAGTTATTAATTTTTAAATCTTGACTGTGTAAAACTGCTAAAGCATGAGGCTTTTCGTATTGTTCTTCGCCTGAACAAACTACAATACGACAATGTTGATCGACTGCATCAGACCAATTTTTGTCGCTTGGTTGATTAAAAGATAGGGGTGAATTAATATTTTGGCTTATATTGCTATTAAGAATTAACTGTTCTAAAGCGGAATAGAAAGCTTTGAGTTTAGTTTTGAATAATTTTTGAAACTCTTTAGCTGAACCTGGATCGAACCAATAGTCTTCTAAATTTGGATTATCTTCTTCATCAAGAATAAAAGTAGAACCACGAAACCACGGTGCATTTTGTCTATTTCGTCGAGAATAGCAAGGTCTTCTTGCACCCTGTCCGATGCCACCAAGGTTAAACATCATCCAAGTTAAATTTTTCAACAGTGATGAAATTACTTGGGTCTTATCTTGAGGCGTAGCGACAGAGTAGGATAGAGTCAAAATACCTTCTTGTTCCCCACAATCATCGTTTTTATTTTTTGCTTCTCGTTGAGTTACTGTTCCTGAGAAAATATTAACTTTTACCCAACCCAACTGCTGTTTGGGAGTAATCGCACCAAAAATTTGACCCTCCCAATTTATTACTTGTTCGGTAGATAAAACACCTAACGCAAAAGCCCGAAACCAATAGCGCAGAATTGATTTAAAAGCAGTAGGACGAACTTCAGAAACAGCAGAAGTTGCAGGTTTTAGATTTCCATTTCTATCAGTTTTTAAATTGTCATCTCGTTCTGTCTGAAACGGTTGTTTGACATTATTAAACTTTTGATGACCATGAATTAGCTGCCCTTCTATGGCAAACTTAACGCGGAAAAATTCACTGCTAGATTTATCTTGATTGCCTAAAATTAACTGTCCATAGCCTGTATTAATTTGTGAACCAACGCCAGCTTGTAAACCTACAATTAACCATTGTTTGACTTTGTTTAAAATTTCATTATCCTGGCAATTACTAACCAAACGTAAGCCAATTAAAAAGCTAGATTCTTGTAGAGAAAGAAAAACGTTGGGGTTAGAATCATATTTGGGTTGCTGATTTTCATCCCATTTCCAAATATTATTTGCCATATCTATACTCAAACCACCAGTTTGACTGGGTAAAGGA from Pleurocapsa minor HA4230-MV1 encodes:
- a CDS encoding type III-B CRISPR module RAMP protein Cmr6, with product MSPQPLQHPQRPNPPKPRSQVNNQSQPPKRNNGSNNRGNENRPNNQPPSPWLNSDNPPQPNSTASFVEYLRWMREPEREYKDATKLQILQIAQENANNYGDRLKQLNQRTELIVGKNNTFTVKCPWRIRIGGHRGPESILLPAFDALGMPYIPASTLRGVARTQAIREIVAAEKIKWKDAEQKVAPYFGSIETANLKDSAGKVVFLDAYPLPSQTGGLSIDMANNIWKWDENQQPKYDSNPNVFLSLQESSFLIGLRLVSNCQDNEILNKVKQWLIVGLQAGVGSQINTGYGQLILGNQDKSSSEFFRVKFAIEGQLIHGHQKFNNVKQPFQTERDDNLKTDRNGNLKPATSAVSEVRPTAFKSILRYWFRAFALGVLSTEQVINWEGQIFGAITPKQQLGWVKVNIFSGTVTQREAKNKNDDCGEQEGILTLSYSVATPQDKTQVISSLLKNLTWMMFNLGGIGQGARRPCYSRRNRQNAPWFRGSTFILDEEDNPNLEDYWFDPGSAKEFQKLFKTKLKAFYSALEQLILNSNISQNINSPLSFNQPSDKNWSDAVDQHCRIVVCSGEEQYEKPHALAVLHSQDLKINNSRGQLDYDGNLCGQTNRPVKPSPVWIADLEDYQVVTVFGATVAPRSKYLQKLKQESDQYYQIFPFN
- a CDS encoding IS1 family transposase encodes the protein MIQKVEVDEMESYVGKKGYQRWWWHAIDHKTGTILAFVLGRRQDRMFLKLKRLLKPFGITKFYTDKLKTYERHLSKEERTISKYKMQKIERKHLTLRTRIKRLQRKTICFSKIALMHDLVIGLYINRYEFGREI